One genomic region from Armatimonadota bacterium encodes:
- the recJ gene encoding single-stranded-DNA-specific exonuclease RecJ, whose amino-acid sequence MRSLRASSEGSPPPSRWRLPDPDSLCQVLAHRLDLPPVLVQVLLRRGCRTEEEIRAFLRADLRDLPDPEHIPGMAEAASLVEEATVRKDPIVVYGDYDADGVCACAVLVRGLRAMGARVAPYIPHRLQEGYGLSVQAVDRIVAGGARLLVAVDCGITAVEEVALARRRGMRVVVLDHHEPPPILPAADALVDPKLGTGSFREYCAAGLAWLLVRLLESRGGTGGGEALVELAAIGTLADMVPLVGPNRMLAKAGLARMSTTSLPGLQALLRAAGLADRLTADDVVWRLAPRLNASGRLESAQLSLDLLLTEDPEEAARLSAELEALNQRRQRVQDEVVEDAVKAAQALDPPNRATLVLWGPWHPGVLGIAAGKVRETFYRPTILLSVGERIARGSGRSIPEVNLVEALRACAPLLEAFGGHAQAAGVSLLTDRLEAFRDRFEEAVRAWVQPQDLLPTVDLDAELTLAELDDRFLEALRILEPHGVGNPRPVFALRGLRVLESRPVGANASHLRLWLSDGTRRVVGIAFGLGDRAERLALSAPQVDVAASVEPSSGPDRSAVQLVVQDLRPARTSSVPPDTERILTRLFERASEYWEPDWAGVERACSFQLELRDEAGTPNLVAGHILRFVREPDHPTDPYAVRVETEDGRFLGRLPSEVAGRIAPGLDRGESYRAVVLETGLNGVRIRVEREIWESGLRGEGMLELRLLEGEQLPDPLRGWLDATREGRGVLVGGPGRGLWRALLVGVAEEARGGRRVVCAWPTHDLADIRWAQWEPKLRACGVPAECWHGIRPHPAAAHAPVLFTTFSYLRRHPGLLKPQDLLVGESVVLPEMVLRHPGPVRWNLWSARTDPPAGWVLEYWGGMRWEVILDDCRGRGGLEHLVDLVRSGERVVIFEAGPQEAVRTAEILQAHFPEVRVAYDHPFLPQPLRRSLHALLSLGRLQVLVCSGPPPEEGGTRVDHVVWRAPQPRALFLLQAACAAPGRERVTLHLAFDAEDGRRIREAWEEVYPSRRTLVEVYRRLRAGKRPVSSAQGLPTALAILRELGVVEEQGGEWSIRPGRQRAELAVSARFLEGEEIRRALEQGIRWMRRAGAVEILEGVAGPAAPPAG is encoded by the coding sequence ATGCGGAGCCTACGCGCAAGCTCTGAGGGCTCCCCGCCTCCCTCCCGGTGGCGCCTCCCGGACCCGGATTCCCTCTGCCAGGTCCTCGCCCATCGGCTCGATTTGCCCCCCGTTCTCGTGCAGGTCCTCCTGCGACGGGGCTGCCGCACGGAGGAGGAGATCCGGGCTTTCCTGCGGGCGGATCTCCGGGACCTTCCCGATCCAGAACACATCCCCGGTATGGCGGAGGCGGCCTCCCTGGTGGAGGAGGCGACGGTGCGCAAGGACCCCATTGTGGTTTACGGGGACTATGACGCGGATGGGGTGTGTGCCTGTGCCGTCCTCGTGCGTGGCCTGCGGGCCATGGGCGCACGGGTGGCCCCGTATATCCCCCACCGCCTCCAGGAGGGGTACGGCCTCTCCGTCCAGGCCGTGGATCGCATCGTCGCAGGCGGTGCCCGCCTGCTCGTAGCGGTGGATTGCGGGATCACCGCGGTGGAGGAAGTCGCCCTCGCCCGCCGCCGGGGGATGCGGGTAGTGGTGTTGGATCACCACGAGCCTCCCCCCATCCTCCCCGCCGCGGATGCCCTGGTGGATCCCAAGCTGGGCACCGGATCCTTTCGGGAGTACTGCGCCGCCGGGCTCGCGTGGCTGCTCGTGCGACTCCTGGAATCCCGTGGGGGAACGGGAGGGGGAGAAGCCCTGGTGGAGCTCGCGGCCATCGGTACCCTGGCGGATATGGTTCCCCTGGTGGGCCCCAACCGGATGCTCGCCAAGGCGGGCCTCGCCCGGATGTCCACCACCTCCCTTCCGGGATTGCAGGCCCTCCTGCGGGCCGCGGGCTTAGCGGACCGCCTGACCGCGGACGACGTGGTGTGGCGCCTGGCGCCCCGGCTCAACGCGAGCGGCCGGCTGGAATCCGCCCAGCTCTCCCTGGATCTCCTCCTCACGGAGGATCCGGAAGAGGCAGCACGGCTGAGCGCGGAGCTGGAGGCCCTCAACCAGAGGCGCCAGCGGGTGCAGGACGAGGTGGTGGAGGATGCGGTGAAAGCCGCCCAGGCCTTGGATCCCCCGAACCGTGCCACACTGGTCCTGTGGGGACCCTGGCACCCGGGGGTGCTGGGGATCGCCGCGGGCAAGGTCCGGGAGACCTTCTACCGACCTACCATCCTGCTGAGCGTGGGGGAGAGGATCGCCCGGGGAAGCGGCCGCAGCATCCCGGAGGTGAACCTCGTGGAGGCCCTGCGGGCCTGTGCACCCTTGCTGGAGGCGTTCGGAGGGCACGCCCAGGCCGCGGGTGTAAGCCTTCTGACCGACCGCCTGGAGGCCTTCCGGGATCGGTTCGAGGAGGCGGTGCGGGCTTGGGTTCAGCCTCAGGACCTCCTCCCCACCGTGGACCTGGACGCGGAGCTCACGCTTGCGGAGCTCGACGACCGCTTCCTGGAGGCCCTCCGAATCCTAGAACCCCACGGGGTGGGGAACCCCCGTCCGGTGTTCGCCCTGCGCGGCCTCCGGGTACTGGAAAGCCGCCCTGTGGGGGCCAATGCCAGCCACCTGCGCCTTTGGCTTTCCGACGGCACCCGCCGCGTGGTGGGCATCGCCTTCGGGCTCGGGGACCGGGCGGAACGTCTTGCCCTTTCGGCCCCGCAGGTGGACGTGGCGGCCTCCGTGGAGCCGTCTTCCGGGCCAGATCGGAGTGCGGTCCAGCTGGTGGTTCAGGACCTGCGGCCCGCGCGGACCTCCTCGGTTCCCCCGGATACAGAGCGGATTCTGACGCGCCTGTTCGAGCGGGCCAGCGAGTACTGGGAACCCGACTGGGCAGGGGTGGAGCGGGCCTGCTCGTTCCAGCTGGAGCTCCGCGATGAGGCGGGGACGCCTAACCTGGTTGCCGGGCACATCCTCCGCTTCGTCCGAGAGCCGGACCATCCCACGGACCCGTACGCCGTCCGGGTGGAAACGGAGGATGGACGCTTCCTCGGTCGCCTTCCCTCGGAGGTGGCGGGCCGGATCGCCCCGGGCCTCGATCGAGGGGAATCCTATCGGGCCGTCGTGCTGGAGACGGGGTTGAATGGCGTGCGGATTCGGGTGGAGCGGGAGATCTGGGAATCCGGCCTTCGAGGGGAGGGGATGCTGGAGCTCCGGCTCCTGGAGGGGGAGCAACTCCCGGACCCGCTCCGGGGATGGCTGGACGCGACCCGGGAAGGAAGGGGAGTGCTGGTGGGAGGTCCGGGGCGAGGCCTGTGGAGGGCGCTGTTGGTGGGGGTGGCGGAGGAGGCGCGTGGGGGGAGGAGGGTAGTGTGTGCGTGGCCCACCCATGACCTCGCGGATATCCGGTGGGCGCAGTGGGAGCCGAAGCTTCGGGCCTGCGGGGTGCCCGCGGAATGCTGGCACGGGATACGTCCGCACCCCGCCGCGGCCCACGCGCCCGTGCTCTTCACCACCTTCTCCTACCTCCGCCGCCACCCGGGTCTGTTGAAGCCGCAGGACCTCCTGGTGGGAGAATCCGTGGTCCTGCCGGAGATGGTGCTCCGACACCCCGGTCCGGTGCGATGGAACCTGTGGTCCGCCCGGACAGATCCGCCTGCCGGATGGGTCCTGGAGTACTGGGGCGGGATGCGCTGGGAGGTGATCCTCGATGACTGCCGGGGTCGAGGGGGGCTGGAGCACTTGGTGGACCTCGTGCGCTCCGGAGAGCGGGTGGTGATCTTCGAGGCGGGTCCCCAGGAGGCGGTACGCACCGCGGAGATCCTGCAGGCCCATTTTCCGGAGGTGCGCGTCGCCTACGACCACCCGTTCCTCCCGCAGCCCCTCCGGAGGAGCCTGCACGCCCTGCTCTCCCTGGGCCGTCTGCAGGTCCTGGTGTGCTCGGGTCCCCCACCGGAGGAAGGGGGGACGCGGGTCGATCACGTGGTGTGGCGTGCCCCGCAGCCTCGGGCCCTCTTCCTGCTCCAGGCGGCGTGTGCCGCACCGGGCCGGGAGCGTGTTACACTGCACCTAGCCTTCGATGCCGAAGATGGAAGGCGGATCCGGGAGGCGTGGGAGGAGGTATACCCCTCGCGGAGAACCCTGGTGGAGGTGTACCGGCGGCTCCGGGCGGGGAAGCGGCCCGTGTCCTCCGCGCAGGGGCTCCCCACGGCGCTTGCCATCCTGCGGGAGCTTGGGGTGGTGGAGGAGCAAGGAGGAGAGTGGTCCATCCGTCCGGGACGGCAGCGGGCAGAGCTGGCGGTGTCCGCACGGTTTCTAGAGGGGGAGGAGATCCGACGGGCCCTGGAGCAGGGGATCCGGTGGATGCGGCGGGCGGGTGCCGTGGAGATCCTGGAAGGAGTGGCCGGTCCCGCCGCTCCTCCCGCGGGGTGA
- a CDS encoding carbamate kinase: MAGFALLALGGNALLRGEGDVSVEAERRTLRETAEQIAALTAQGWKLLLTHGNGPQVGFNLLRSEVAARAGLLPRLPLDVLDAQTQGSIGYLIAEALERAFQRPGSRRPVAVVVTRVVVDPRDPAFAHPTKPVGPYYSEEEALSLREQAGWVLVRQERGWRRVVPSPRPLEVMELDAIRLLLQEGYLVIAAGGGGIPVIRELSGSLRGVEAVVDKDLTSALLASALSCDLFLISTDVPGVALHYRKPGERWLDRLTASEARRYLAEGHFPPGSMGPKIEAALRYLEAGGKGVVIAATESVVRAVQGEAGTRIVPDP, encoded by the coding sequence GTGGCAGGGTTCGCCTTGTTAGCCCTGGGTGGAAACGCCCTCCTGCGGGGTGAAGGGGACGTCTCCGTGGAAGCGGAGCGGCGCACCCTGCGGGAGACCGCGGAACAGATTGCGGCCCTCACCGCCCAGGGCTGGAAGCTCCTCCTCACGCACGGGAACGGGCCTCAAGTGGGCTTCAACCTCCTGAGGTCGGAGGTGGCGGCGCGGGCGGGATTGCTGCCGCGACTTCCCCTGGATGTGCTCGACGCGCAGACCCAGGGCAGCATCGGATACCTCATCGCGGAAGCGTTGGAGCGTGCCTTCCAACGCCCGGGGTCGCGGCGGCCCGTGGCCGTGGTGGTGACCCGGGTGGTGGTGGATCCCCGGGATCCCGCCTTCGCCCACCCCACCAAGCCCGTGGGACCCTACTACTCCGAGGAGGAGGCCCTCTCCCTCAGGGAGCAAGCGGGCTGGGTGCTGGTGCGGCAGGAGCGGGGGTGGCGTCGCGTGGTTCCTTCCCCCAGACCCCTCGAGGTGATGGAGCTGGATGCCATCCGGTTGCTGCTCCAGGAGGGGTACCTGGTGATCGCGGCAGGAGGAGGTGGCATCCCGGTGATCCGGGAGCTGTCCGGCTCCCTGCGGGGCGTGGAGGCGGTGGTGGACAAGGACCTCACCTCCGCGCTGCTGGCGAGCGCGCTCTCCTGCGACCTCTTCCTCATCTCCACGGATGTGCCCGGCGTGGCCCTCCACTACCGAAAGCCCGGGGAGCGCTGGCTTGACCGATTGACGGCCTCCGAGGCCCGCCGCTACCTCGCGGAGGGCCACTTTCCACCCGGGAGCATGGGGCCGAAGATCGAAGCAGCTCTCCGGTACCTGGAGGCGGGCGGGAAGGGAGTGGTGATTGCCGCCACGGAGTCGGTGGTGCGGGCGGTGCAAGGAGAGGCAGGAACCCGCATCGTTCCGGACCCTTGA
- a CDS encoding amidase, translated as MTEAHLVRETLRRYGLEVSPEDEARAAEQLHAVLRRLEPLERMEIVEPPADLKWAEFACAPPSGLGSTVEWLVNAPPQPPQDPLRLSLVQVARAVRHRRISPREVVEAALRRIGEINPALRAFLSVDAEGALRRAQEAEEAAARGAWWGPLHGIPVALKDLIAQEGAPWTCGSPLRREVVASEDAPVTARLREAGAVFMGKTHLHEWAYGVSNDNPHFGPARNPWDPSRSPGGSSGGSGVALATGCIYGSLGTDTGGSIRIPAALCGVVGLKPTYGLLPTQGVYPLSWSLDHVGPMARTVEDVALLLEVLTGIPWGRSARVRGLRVGILRSFLEEAVDTDVARTVVAATETLRHLGAEVAEVQVEGLEVASAVATALLMVEASTVHVRALRETPYAYGRDVRERLLVGLALGGERYVRARSVRRVLIRRFLQEVFSRVDVLLAPTVPVPAPPLEEETTFLAGKPYNTRALLTRFTNPFNALGFPALSLPCGFVAGLPVGLQVVARPFGEAILLRVARAYERARGPAPLPAWA; from the coding sequence ATGACGGAGGCACACCTGGTGCGCGAAACCCTGCGCCGGTACGGCCTGGAGGTCTCCCCCGAGGACGAAGCCCGGGCCGCGGAGCAGCTGCATGCGGTGCTGCGTCGCCTGGAACCCCTCGAGCGGATGGAGATCGTCGAGCCGCCCGCGGACCTGAAGTGGGCGGAGTTCGCCTGCGCGCCCCCCTCCGGGCTTGGGAGCACCGTGGAGTGGCTGGTGAACGCTCCTCCGCAACCTCCACAGGACCCCCTGCGGCTCTCCCTGGTGCAGGTGGCCCGGGCCGTCCGCCACCGGAGGATCTCCCCGCGGGAGGTTGTGGAGGCTGCCCTCCGGCGCATCGGGGAGATCAACCCGGCGCTGCGGGCCTTTCTCTCCGTGGACGCGGAAGGTGCCCTGCGGCGGGCCCAGGAGGCGGAGGAGGCGGCCGCGCGGGGGGCTTGGTGGGGGCCCCTGCACGGGATTCCCGTCGCCCTCAAGGACCTCATCGCGCAGGAGGGCGCCCCCTGGACCTGCGGCTCTCCGCTCCGCAGGGAAGTGGTGGCCTCGGAGGACGCCCCGGTCACGGCCCGGCTGCGGGAGGCGGGAGCCGTGTTCATGGGGAAGACCCACCTGCACGAGTGGGCTTATGGGGTGTCCAACGACAACCCCCACTTCGGCCCGGCCCGAAACCCCTGGGACCCCTCGCGCTCGCCCGGTGGTTCGAGCGGAGGAAGCGGGGTGGCGCTCGCCACCGGGTGCATCTACGGATCCCTGGGAACGGATACCGGAGGGTCCATCCGGATCCCCGCGGCTCTGTGTGGCGTCGTGGGGCTCAAGCCCACCTACGGGCTTCTGCCCACGCAGGGCGTCTACCCTCTCTCGTGGTCCCTGGACCACGTGGGACCTATGGCCCGCACCGTGGAGGACGTGGCCCTCCTCCTCGAGGTGCTGACCGGAATCCCCTGGGGGCGCAGCGCAAGGGTTCGTGGCCTCCGGGTGGGAATACTCCGGAGCTTCCTCGAGGAAGCGGTGGATACGGACGTGGCCCGCACGGTCGTGGCCGCCACGGAAACCCTCCGGCACCTGGGGGCGGAGGTGGCGGAGGTGCAGGTGGAGGGGTTGGAGGTGGCCTCCGCGGTGGCCACGGCCCTACTGATGGTGGAGGCGAGCACCGTCCATGTGCGGGCCCTGCGGGAAACCCCCTATGCCTACGGCCGGGACGTGCGGGAGCGGCTGCTGGTGGGGTTGGCCCTCGGGGGCGAGCGCTACGTGCGGGCGAGATCCGTACGCCGCGTCCTGATCCGCCGCTTCCTGCAGGAGGTGTTCTCCCGGGTGGACGTGCTCCTCGCTCCCACGGTCCCCGTACCCGCCCCACCCCTCGAGGAGGAGACCACCTTCCTCGCCGGGAAGCCGTACAACACCCGGGCCCTCCTCACCCGGTTCACCAATCCCTTCAACGCCTTGGGGTTCCCCGCCCTCTCCCTCCCGTGTGGGTTCGTGGCCGGTCTTCCGGTGGGGCTGCAGGTGGTGGCCCGTCCGTTCGGGGAGGCGATCCTCCTCCGGGTGGCCCGGGCCTATGAGCGGGCCCGCGGCCCAGCTCCCCTTCCCGCCTGGGCTTAA
- the dtd gene encoding D-aminoacyl-tRNA deacylase codes for MRAVVQRVLRGAVQVREERIAEIGRGLVVLVGVHVQDTEEDARRLARKVAQLRIFPDEAGKLNRSVLEVGGSVLSISQFTLYGDVRKGNRPSFVLAAPPDVARRLYDAFNEALRALGVPVRTGMFGAVMQVEIFNDGPVTILVDTAELRS; via the coding sequence ATGCGGGCGGTGGTACAGAGGGTTCTGAGGGGCGCGGTCCAGGTCCGGGAGGAACGCATTGCGGAGATCGGCCGAGGTCTGGTGGTGCTCGTGGGCGTGCACGTCCAGGACACAGAGGAGGACGCCCGGCGACTGGCCCGAAAGGTGGCGCAGCTGCGCATCTTCCCGGACGAAGCCGGGAAGCTGAACCGGTCCGTGCTGGAAGTGGGGGGCTCCGTGCTCTCCATCTCCCAGTTCACCCTGTACGGAGACGTGCGCAAGGGAAACCGCCCCAGCTTCGTGCTGGCGGCCCCACCGGATGTCGCACGACGACTGTACGATGCCTTCAACGAGGCCCTGCGGGCACTCGGTGTACCCGTGCGGACGGGCATGTTCGGCGCCGTAATGCAGGTGGAGATCTTCAACGACGGCCCCGTCACCATCCTGGTGGATACCGCGGAGCTGCGATCATGA
- a CDS encoding dihydrodipicolinate reductase produces MRNRLRVVQYGLGSIGLGIARILLERPDVELVGAVDVAPEKVGRDLGELLGMDELGVRVSAEGAIAERADVVLHATHSHLAQVVPQILEAVRAGANVISTCEELVYPWFHHAQEAERLDEAARARGVTVTGVGVNPGFVMDLLPLVLTAACAAVGSIRVERRVDVSRRREALRRKAGVGLSEEEFWSALAEGKVGHVGLAESVALIGAALGWPLELIADHVEPIRLSGVPGVAGVHQVARGLVGGEERIRLELTLALGLTPGDRIVIQGEPSLEVEIPGGLHGDVATCALAVNTIPLVVQAPPGLRTILELPPVRSTGSSRAAS; encoded by the coding sequence GTGCGCAATCGGCTCCGGGTGGTGCAGTACGGACTGGGTTCCATCGGGCTCGGCATCGCCCGGATCCTCCTCGAGCGCCCGGATGTGGAGCTGGTGGGCGCCGTGGACGTGGCGCCTGAGAAGGTGGGACGGGATCTGGGGGAACTCCTGGGCATGGACGAACTCGGCGTGCGGGTGAGCGCGGAGGGTGCCATCGCGGAGCGTGCCGATGTGGTGCTCCACGCCACCCACTCCCACCTCGCTCAGGTGGTGCCCCAGATCCTGGAGGCGGTGCGGGCGGGTGCCAACGTGATCTCCACCTGTGAGGAGCTCGTGTATCCCTGGTTCCACCACGCGCAGGAGGCGGAGCGGCTGGATGAGGCCGCCCGTGCCCGGGGCGTCACGGTGACCGGAGTAGGTGTGAACCCCGGGTTCGTCATGGACCTCCTCCCCTTGGTGCTCACCGCGGCCTGCGCGGCGGTCGGGTCCATCCGGGTGGAGCGGCGGGTGGACGTATCCCGGCGACGGGAAGCCCTCCGGCGCAAGGCCGGGGTTGGGCTTTCGGAGGAGGAGTTCTGGAGCGCCCTCGCGGAGGGGAAGGTGGGACACGTGGGTCTGGCGGAATCCGTAGCCCTCATCGGTGCGGCATTGGGCTGGCCTCTGGAGCTCATCGCGGACCACGTGGAGCCCATACGTCTTTCCGGCGTTCCGGGGGTGGCGGGCGTGCACCAGGTGGCTAGGGGACTGGTGGGCGGGGAGGAGCGCATCCGGCTGGAGCTCACCCTCGCCCTGGGTCTGACCCCTGGGGATCGGATCGTGATTCAGGGTGAGCCTTCCCTGGAGGTGGAGATCCCCGGGGGCCTCCACGGGGACGTGGCCACCTGCGCCCTCGCGGTGAACACCATCCCCCTCGTGGTCCAGGCGCCTCCCGGGCTTCGCACCATCCTCGAGCTCCCGCCCGTCCGATCCACGGGCTCCAGCAGAGCCGCCTCCTAG
- a CDS encoding enoyl-ACP reductase, which translates to MGVANRWSIAWGIARALHREGARCFLTYLGEREADTVRRLAEELGGARALACDVSREEDLARLQQTLREDPGELHVLVHSIAYARTEDLRGSFLDTSREGYLVAQEVSAYSLVACTRALAPLMPSGSSVLTLTFAASSRVYPNYNVMAPAKAALECIVRYLAYELGPRGIRVNAISAGPIRTASARAVAGFAEFLRSYAERAPLRRAVEAEDVGDVAVFLASDLSRVVTGQVLFADAGYHVLGI; encoded by the coding sequence ATGGGGGTGGCAAACCGGTGGAGCATCGCATGGGGAATCGCCCGCGCCCTCCATCGGGAGGGCGCCCGTTGCTTTCTCACCTATCTCGGAGAGCGGGAGGCGGACACGGTCCGCAGGCTTGCGGAGGAACTGGGAGGGGCGCGGGCCCTGGCGTGTGACGTCTCCCGGGAGGAGGACCTGGCCCGGCTGCAACAGACCCTGCGGGAGGATCCTGGGGAGCTCCACGTCCTCGTACACAGCATCGCCTACGCCCGCACCGAGGATCTGCGGGGCAGCTTCCTGGACACGAGCCGGGAGGGGTACCTGGTGGCCCAGGAGGTGAGTGCCTACTCGCTCGTGGCGTGCACCAGGGCCCTGGCACCGTTGATGCCCTCGGGCAGTAGTGTCCTGACCCTCACCTTTGCCGCCAGCTCCCGGGTGTACCCCAACTACAACGTGATGGCGCCCGCGAAAGCTGCCCTGGAGTGCATCGTGCGGTACCTGGCCTACGAGCTGGGGCCGCGGGGGATCCGGGTGAACGCCATCTCCGCGGGTCCCATCAGGACCGCTTCCGCCCGGGCCGTGGCAGGGTTCGCGGAGTTCCTTCGATCGTACGCGGAGCGCGCTCCCCTCCGCCGGGCCGTGGAGGCGGAGGACGTGGGGGACGTGGCGGTGTTCCTGGCCAGCGACCTGAGCCGGGTGGTTACGGGTCAGGTGCTGTTCGCGGACGCGGGCTACCACGTCCTGGGCATCTAG
- a CDS encoding bifunctional (p)ppGpp synthetase/guanosine-3',5'-bis(diphosphate) 3'-pyrophosphohydrolase, with translation MQRVVERVREANPRADLALLRRAYAFAVEAHEGQFRRSGEPYIYHALAVAEILAGLRLDPVTVAAGLLHDVPEDTRHTLEEIRQEFGEEIAALVDGVTKLGRIQWKSREERQAENLRKMLLAMAKDIRIILIKLADRLHNLRTIAAMPPDHQRRKAQETLEIYAPLAKRLGIGQVQNELEDLAFAILEPEAYREITEALREAQTQQEEILRSVQEELYQELNRAGIRVDRANITARPKHAYSIYRKLQRPEYQGKGLSRIYDRLGVRVIVDEVKDCYAALGIIHSLWRPIPGEFDDYIANPKPSGYRSLHTTVLYRGMPLEVQIRTHQMHQEAEYGIAAHWRYKEGRTVPRDRAFEEKLSWLRQLLEWHQEMQDAREFMRSVKLDLFQNEVFVFTPKGDVIDLPRGATPVDFAYRIHTDIGHRCVGAKVNGRLVPLSYRLQSGDIVEILTSKTSSGPSRDWLGFVVTSNARTKIRQWFRKQQREENIARGRELLERELRRLGLHGQLLKTERLRQAVERLQLQSEEDIYAALGTGDLTLLQVVQALQGPGVPPTEVLPAPAPTAPPPAPAARGLRVRGVDNVLTTLARCCMPLPGDAVVGYITRGRGVTIHRRDCPNLHHLRRQPERLLEVEWEPSEDGTYPVELQIEALDRVGLLKDVLSAVADTRTNVRSVNARVRRDKVGVIDLVLDIRNVGQLTTVMQRISKVPDVYRVERVPS, from the coding sequence ATGCAGCGGGTTGTGGAGCGGGTTCGGGAAGCGAACCCACGGGCGGACCTCGCGCTGCTGCGGCGGGCCTACGCATTCGCCGTGGAGGCCCACGAGGGACAGTTCCGGCGGAGCGGCGAGCCCTACATCTACCACGCCCTCGCGGTGGCGGAGATTCTGGCCGGTTTGCGTCTGGACCCCGTGACCGTAGCCGCCGGGCTGTTGCACGACGTACCGGAGGATACCCGGCATACCCTGGAGGAGATCCGGCAGGAGTTCGGGGAGGAAATCGCTGCCCTGGTGGACGGAGTGACCAAGCTGGGCCGGATCCAGTGGAAGAGCCGGGAGGAGCGTCAGGCGGAGAACCTCCGGAAGATGCTCCTCGCCATGGCGAAGGATATCCGCATCATCCTCATCAAGTTGGCGGACCGGCTCCACAACCTGCGCACCATCGCCGCCATGCCCCCGGACCACCAGCGCCGTAAAGCCCAGGAGACCCTGGAGATCTACGCGCCGCTGGCGAAGCGTCTGGGGATCGGACAGGTACAGAACGAGCTGGAGGATCTCGCCTTCGCCATCCTGGAGCCGGAGGCGTACCGGGAGATCACGGAAGCCCTGCGGGAGGCTCAGACGCAGCAGGAGGAGATCCTGCGGAGCGTCCAGGAGGAGCTGTACCAGGAGCTGAACCGGGCGGGGATCCGGGTGGATCGCGCGAACATCACCGCGCGTCCCAAGCACGCCTACAGCATCTACCGGAAGCTGCAGCGGCCCGAGTACCAGGGGAAGGGCCTGAGCCGGATCTACGACCGTCTGGGAGTGCGGGTGATCGTGGACGAGGTGAAGGACTGCTATGCGGCCCTCGGGATCATCCATTCCCTGTGGCGGCCCATTCCCGGCGAGTTCGACGACTACATCGCAAACCCAAAGCCCAGCGGCTACCGGTCTCTGCACACCACCGTGCTCTACCGAGGCATGCCCCTGGAGGTGCAGATCCGTACCCATCAGATGCACCAGGAGGCGGAGTATGGGATCGCGGCCCACTGGCGGTACAAGGAGGGCCGCACGGTTCCCCGGGACCGCGCCTTTGAGGAGAAGCTGAGCTGGTTGCGGCAGCTCCTGGAGTGGCACCAGGAGATGCAGGACGCCCGGGAGTTCATGCGGTCCGTGAAGCTGGACCTCTTCCAGAACGAGGTCTTCGTCTTCACCCCAAAGGGCGATGTGATCGATCTGCCCAGGGGAGCCACTCCCGTGGACTTCGCATACCGCATCCACACGGACATCGGCCACCGCTGCGTGGGCGCCAAGGTGAACGGGCGCCTGGTTCCCCTGAGCTATCGGCTGCAGAGCGGGGACATCGTAGAGATCCTCACCTCGAAAACCTCTTCGGGGCCAAGCCGGGACTGGCTGGGGTTCGTGGTCACCAGCAATGCCCGCACCAAGATCCGGCAGTGGTTCCGCAAGCAGCAGCGGGAGGAGAACATCGCTCGAGGCCGGGAGCTGCTGGAGCGGGAGCTGCGCCGGCTGGGACTGCACGGGCAGCTGCTGAAAACAGAGCGGCTGCGCCAGGCCGTGGAGCGACTCCAGCTGCAGAGCGAGGAGGACATCTACGCGGCGCTGGGAACCGGTGACCTCACCCTGTTGCAGGTGGTGCAGGCCCTCCAGGGACCCGGGGTGCCGCCTACGGAGGTGCTTCCCGCGCCTGCCCCGACCGCCCCCCCGCCTGCACCGGCAGCCCGGGGGCTGCGGGTGCGGGGTGTGGACAACGTGCTCACCACCCTGGCCCGGTGCTGCATGCCCCTGCCGGGCGATGCGGTGGTGGGGTACATCACCCGGGGGAGAGGAGTGACCATCCACCGCCGCGACTGCCCCAACCTCCACCACCTCCGCCGGCAGCCCGAGCGGCTGCTGGAGGTGGAGTGGGAGCCGTCCGAGGACGGGACGTATCCCGTGGAACTCCAGATCGAGGCCCTGGATCGGGTGGGCCTTCTCAAGGACGTTCTGAGCGCGGTGGCGGACACCCGGACGAACGTCCGGAGCGTGAACGCCCGGGTGCGCCGGGACAAGGTGGGTGTCATCGACCTCGTCCTGGACATCCGCAACGTGGGCCAGCTCACCACGGTGATGCAGCGCATCAGCAAGGTGCCGGACGTCTACCGCGTGGAGCGGGTCCCCAGCTAA